One Deltaproteobacteria bacterium genomic window, GCGGTATCGTCCCCTTCGCCGCGGCGTACACGCCCATGTCAGGCGCGAAGGGACGTTCCCGCCGGGGATGCGGGCAACAAGTTCGTCCCGAAGCATGCCGATCTCCGTAGGAAATGCCACTCCGAAACGCAGTTGCCGGTCCTTGTCCCCGCATTGCGACACCGCCATCTCCAGCTTCCCTTCACGGTCTTCCGAGAGGCGGACGACGTCCGGAAGCGCAACTGCGATCCCCTTCAGCCCGCCGCGGCCGAGGACGGCGTCCACGATCGGCAGGCACAACAGGAGCGCAGCGGCCGCAAACAGCATCCCCGAAGGAAACGCGGCCGCGACGGCCGCAACGGGGACCACGCACACTCCCACGAAACCGAGGAGGCGGGAACGCGGGACGATCATCGGGGGACGGCGACCTCCATGAGGATTTTTCCGACGACCTCGGGGACTCCGAGGCCTTCCACCTCGAGTTCCGGCCGAAGGATAAGGCGGTGCTCCAACACCGGCCCGGCAAGCGCCTTGATGTCGTCCGGGGTGACGAAATTGCGCCCGTCCATCGCCGCGTGCGCCCTGGATGCCAGAAGGAGCGCCTGTGTGGCGCGCGGACCGGCTCCCACCAGCACGTTCTCGTTGCGCCGGGTTTCCCGGACAAGATCGACGATGTAGCCGACCAGTTCTTCCCGGATGACGATCGCCTCGAGGCATTCCCGCAGGCAGGCGATGTCCCCTGCGGAAATGACGGGACGGACGGCGCCGGAGGCGAGTGTCGCCTCGGGCGAATCTTTCCCCAGCGTGCGGCGCGCCAGGGTCATTTCCTCTTCCCGCTCGGGGCAGTTCATCGTGATCTTGAACATGAACCGGTCCTTCTGCGCTTCCGGAAGCGGGTATGTCCCTTCGTACTCGATTGGATTCTGGGTGGCGAAAACCGTGAAGTCGGCCGACAGATCGTATGTTTCGCGGTCGATGGTCACGGCGCGTTCCTGCATCGCCTGGAGCAGGGCTGACTGTGTCTTTGCGGGGGCGCGGTTTATCTCGTCCGCCAGCAGGAACGTGGTGAAGATCGGCCCCTTCGCGAGCAGGAACTCGTTCCTCTGCATGTTGAAGACATTGGTGCCGACTATGTCGGCGGGCATCAGGTCCGGTGTGAACTGCACACGGGAGAACTCGCCGCTCAGGATGCGGGCAAGGGTGCGGACGAGCAGGGTCTTGGCGACGCCCGGAACTCCCTCGACGAGGGCGTGCTGCCCCGTGAAGACGACGATCAACGCCTTCTCCACCGCGTCCCGTTGGCCGATGATGACCTTCTCCATTTCCCGGCGCGCGCGCGCCAGGACCTCCATCAGGCGTTCCTGTTCAACGTTCACGATGTTCTCCTCTCAGAATGCGGGTAATGGCGCGGTAA contains:
- a CDS encoding MoxR family ATPase, which translates into the protein MEVLARARREMEKVIIGQRDAVEKALIVVFTGQHALVEGVPGVAKTLLVRTLARILSGEFSRVQFTPDLMPADIVGTNVFNMQRNEFLLAKGPIFTTFLLADEINRAPAKTQSALLQAMQERAVTIDRETYDLSADFTVFATQNPIEYEGTYPLPEAQKDRFMFKITMNCPEREEEMTLARRTLGKDSPEATLASGAVRPVISAGDIACLRECLEAIVIREELVGYIVDLVRETRRNENVLVGAGPRATQALLLASRAHAAMDGRNFVTPDDIKALAGPVLEHRLILRPELEVEGLGVPEVVGKILMEVAVPR